A genomic stretch from Telopea speciosissima isolate NSW1024214 ecotype Mountain lineage chromosome 7, Tspe_v1, whole genome shotgun sequence includes:
- the LOC122668067 gene encoding pyrophosphate-energized vacuolar membrane proton pump codes for MGSGILSDLATEIIIPVAAVIGIVFSLVQWYFVSQVKLSPERQNSSNDSKNGYNDYLIEEEEGLNDHNVVLKCAEIQNAIAEGATSFLFTEYQYVGVFMVAFAILIFLFLGSVEGFSTKSRPCAYSPEKLCKPALATAVFSTVSFILGAITSVVSGFLGMKIATYANARTTLEARKGVGKAFITAFRSGAVMGFLLAANGLLVLYIAMNLFKLYYGDDWEGLFEAITGYGLGGSSMALFGRVGGGIYTKAADVGADLVGKVERNIPEDDPRNPAVIADNVGDNVGDIAGMGSDLFGSYAESSCAALVVASISSFGIDHDWTAMCYPLLVSSIGIVVCLITTLFATDFFEIKAVKEIEPALKKQLIISTVLMTIGVALVSWLALPPSFTIFNFGTQKVVKNWQLFLCVAVGLWAGLIIGFVTEYYTSNAYSPVQDVADSCRTGAATNVIFGLALGYKSVIIPIFAIAICIYVGFSFAAMYGIAVAALGMLGTIATGLAIDAYGPISDNAGGIAEMAGMSHRIRERTDALDAAGNTTAAIGKGFAIGSAALVSLALFGAFVSRASITTVDVLSPKVFIGLIVGAMLPYWFSAMTMKSVGSAALKMVEEVRRQFNTIPGLMEGLAKPDYATCVKISTDASIKEMIPPGALVMLTPLIVGTIFGVETLSGILAGSLVSGVQIAISASNTGGAWDNAKKYIEAGASDHARSLGPKGSDPHKAAVIGDTIGDPLKDTSGPSLNILIKLMAVESLVFAPFFAKHGGIIFKIF; via the exons ATGGGATCGGGGATTCTTTCAGATCTCGCGACGGAGATCATAATACCTGTGGCTGCGGTCATTGGGATTGTGTTCTCTCTGGTTCAATGGTATTTCGTTTCTCAGGTAAAGCTCTCTCCTGAAAGACAGAATTCATCGAACGACAGTAAGAATGGTTACAACGATTACCTTATCGAGGAAGAGGAAGGTCTAAATGATCACAATGTTGTTCTTAAATGCGCCGAAATACAGAATGCCATTGCTGAAG GAGCAACTTCTTTCCTTTTCACTGAATATCAGTATGTTGGTGTGTTTATGGTTGCTTTTGCAATTCTTATCTTCCTCTTCCTTGGTTCTGTGGAGGGATTCAGTACCAAAAGTCGACCTTGCGCTTACAGTCCTGAAAAACTCTGCAAGCCTGCTCTCGCCACTGCTGTCTTCAGTACTGTATCCTTTATCCTTGGTGCTATAACTTCAGTGGTGTCTGGCTTCCTTGGAATGAAAATTGCTACCTATGCAAATGCCAGAACAACACTAGAAGCAAGGAAGGGAGTTGGGAAGGCTTTCATCACTGCATTCAGATCTGGTGCGGTCATGGGTTTCCTCCTGGCTGCCAATGGTCTTTTGGTATTGTACATTGCAATGAACCTCTTCAAGCTGTACTATGGTGATGATTGGGAAGGACTTTTTGAGGCTATCACTGGCTATGGTCTTGGTGGATCTTCCATGGCCCTCTTTGGAAGAGTTGGTGGAGGAATCTACACTAAGGCAGCTGATGTTGGTGCTGATCTTGTTGGCAAGGTTGAGAGAAACATTCCTGAGGATGACCCAAGAAACCCAGCT GTCATTGCAGACAATGTTGGTGATAATGTTGGGGATATTGCTGGAATGGGATCTGATCTTTTTGGCTCATATGCCGAGTCCTCTTGTGCTGCACTTGTTGTTGCTTCCATCTCCTCTTTTGGGATTGACCATGACTGGACAGCTATGTGTTATCCATTGCTCGTTAGTTCTATTGGTATTGTAGTGTGCTTGATCACCACCCTCTTTGCAACCGACTTCTTTGAAATCAAGGCTGTCAAGGAAATTGAGCCTGCATTGAAGAAGCAACTCATTATCTCGACTGTTCTGATGACAATTGGAGTTGCACTTGTTAGTTGGCTCGCGCTCCCTCCATCGTTCACAATCTTCAATTTTGGAACTCAGAAGGTTGTGAAGAACTG GCAATTATTCCTCTGTGTTGCTGTTGGTCTATGGGCTGGACTCATTATCGGGTTTGTAACGGAGTATTACACCAGCAATGCATACAG CCCTGTTCAAGATGTGGCAGATTCCTGCAGAACTGGAGCTGCCACTAATGTCATCTTTGGGCTTGCTTTGGGATACAAGTCTGTCATTATTCCCATTTTTGCTATTGCAATCTGTATATATGTAGGTTTCAGCTTTGCTGCCATGTATGGTATTGCAGTGGCTGCTCTAGGAATGTTGGGCACCATTGCTACTGGATTGGCCATTGATGCTTATGGCCCCATCAGTGACAATGCTGGAGGCATTGCTGAGATGGCCGGCATGAGTCACAGGATCCGAGAGAGAACTGATGCCCTTGATGCTGCGGGGAACACCACTGCTGCTATTGGGAAG GGCTTTGCTATTGGATCTGCTGCCTTGGTGTCCCTCGCACTCTTTGGTGCTTTTGTGAGCCGTGCATCCATTACAACCGTAGATGTGCTCTCCCCAAAGGTCTTCATTGGGTTGATTGTTGGAGCAATGCTCCCGTACTGGTTCTCAGCCATGACCATGAAGAGTGTAGGAAGTGCAGCCTTGAAGATGGTCGAGGAGGTGCGCAGACAGTTCAACACAATCCCAGGTTTGATGGAGGGCCTTGCCAAGCCAGATTATGCTACTTGCGTGAAGATCTCCACAGACGCCTCCATCAAGGAAATGATCCCACCAGGTGCCTTGGTCATGTTGACACCCCTCATTGTTGGTACTATATTCGGTGTGGAGACTCTGTCAGGTATCTTGGCTGGTTCTCTCGTTTCTGGTGTGCAG attGCAATCTCTGCATCCAACACTGGAGGTGCGTGGGACAACGCCAAGAAATACATTGAG GCTGGTGCTTCAGATCATGCTAGATCCCTTGGTCCTAAGGGATCTGACCCACACAAGGCAGCTGTTATCGGTGACACCATTGGTGATCCACTCAAGGACACATCTGGCCCATCACTAAACATCCTCATCAAGCTCATGGCTGTGGAATCGCTTGTATTTGCTCCATTCTTCGCCAAGCATGGTGGCATCATTTTCAAGATCTTTTAA